A stretch of Chitinophaga caeni DNA encodes these proteins:
- a CDS encoding NAD(P)/FAD-dependent oxidoreductase, whose product MIQPNIPDTTLPRIVVVGGGFAGISIVKALRKAPVQVILLDRNNYHLFQPLLYQVATAGLEPESIAFPLRGMFHKYKNVHFRMAEVRAVDTVNNILETGIGDIHYDYLVIASGSNTNFFGNKQVAENAIGMKSLIEAIQIRNYVLKQFEESLLLEKDEEISPKLNFVMVGGGPTGVELAGAFAELKKYILPRDYPELPIHLMNVFLIEAGPRLLNGFSDKLSNRTKEDLEKLGVKVMTNVAVKDYDGSTLTLSDGNTIKTQSLIWSAGVKGFPLKGLPGDSLLPNGRIVVDEFQLIQGLKNVYAIGDIAQLTNDPRFPKGYPMVAQVALQQGKNLGNNLLNFFRNKPMKPFKYKDLGSMATIGRNRAVTEFSGIQLTGYLAWLAWMVVHLLKLIGFRNKLVVFINWMYRYFTYDRGTRIIIKRGAANIVKLGKTVTQVDPSID is encoded by the coding sequence ATGATACAACCCAACATTCCGGACACTACCCTTCCCCGCATCGTTGTCGTGGGAGGTGGTTTTGCAGGAATATCAATCGTCAAAGCTCTCAGGAAGGCGCCGGTACAGGTGATCTTATTAGATAGGAATAATTATCATTTATTTCAACCCCTGCTATACCAGGTAGCCACGGCCGGGCTGGAGCCTGAAAGTATCGCTTTCCCCTTGCGCGGCATGTTCCATAAATATAAGAACGTGCATTTCAGGATGGCCGAAGTACGGGCCGTCGATACGGTAAATAATATCCTGGAAACAGGTATCGGGGACATCCATTATGATTACCTCGTAATTGCTTCTGGATCTAATACTAATTTCTTTGGGAATAAACAGGTAGCGGAAAATGCCATCGGCATGAAATCCCTGATCGAAGCGATCCAGATCCGTAATTACGTATTGAAACAATTCGAAGAAAGCCTATTGCTGGAAAAAGATGAGGAAATTAGTCCCAAGCTAAATTTCGTTATGGTTGGTGGTGGCCCAACGGGAGTAGAATTGGCCGGAGCCTTCGCTGAATTGAAGAAATATATCTTGCCGAGGGACTACCCTGAATTGCCGATCCACCTGATGAATGTTTTCCTAATCGAAGCCGGGCCGAGATTATTAAACGGTTTCTCAGATAAACTCTCCAACCGCACCAAAGAAGATCTTGAAAAACTGGGCGTTAAAGTAATGACGAATGTTGCCGTGAAAGATTACGACGGGAGCACTTTAACCCTCAGCGATGGTAATACGATCAAAACACAATCCTTGATTTGGTCCGCGGGCGTAAAGGGCTTCCCGTTAAAAGGATTACCCGGGGACTCATTATTGCCGAACGGCCGCATCGTAGTAGATGAATTTCAACTTATCCAAGGTTTGAAAAATGTTTATGCTATCGGTGATATCGCGCAATTAACCAATGATCCGAGGTTCCCGAAAGGATATCCCATGGTAGCCCAGGTGGCTTTGCAACAAGGGAAAAACCTTGGAAATAACTTGCTCAATTTCTTCCGCAATAAACCCATGAAGCCTTTCAAATACAAAGACCTGGGAAGCATGGCCACCATTGGGAGAAACCGTGCCGTAACCGAGTTTTCAGGTATCCAATTAACAGGCTACCTCGCTTGGCTAGCTTGGATGGTGGTGCATTTATTGAAGTTGATCGGTTTCAGGAACAAGTTGGTTGTATTTATTAACTGGATGTACCGTTATTTCACTTACGACCGGGGTACCCGCATCATTATTAAGCGGGGCGCCGCCAACATCGTCAAACTTGGAAAAACGGTAACGCAGGTAGACCCTTCGATTGACTAA
- a CDS encoding MIP/aquaporin family protein, translating to MSPFLSEFIGTAILIILGDGVVANVLLNKSKGQNSGWIVITFGWAMAVYVGVFVTGQYSGAHLNPAVTIALAATTQFEWQQVPIYILAQVLGAIVGAVVVYLAYRQHFDETDDANAKLGIFCTAPAIRNYKFNVLTEVIGTFILILGVLYIVKPGVGLGALEAFPVAFLVLAIGLSLGGPTGYAINPARDLGPRIAHFLLPIKNKRDSDWSYSWVPIVGPIIGALIAAGLFIALQ from the coding sequence ATGTCTCCTTTCTTATCTGAATTTATCGGTACTGCCATTCTCATTATTTTGGGCGATGGCGTAGTAGCCAACGTATTATTAAATAAATCAAAAGGTCAAAACAGCGGTTGGATCGTCATTACCTTCGGTTGGGCCATGGCTGTATATGTCGGCGTATTTGTAACGGGTCAATACAGCGGGGCGCATTTAAACCCGGCTGTAACGATAGCCCTGGCGGCTACCACACAATTTGAATGGCAGCAGGTGCCCATCTATATTTTAGCACAGGTACTGGGCGCTATCGTGGGAGCCGTGGTCGTTTACCTTGCTTACAGGCAACATTTCGATGAAACCGATGATGCTAACGCCAAGCTGGGTATCTTCTGCACCGCACCCGCTATAAGGAATTATAAATTCAACGTATTAACGGAAGTGATCGGGACTTTTATCTTGATTCTCGGTGTACTGTATATCGTGAAACCCGGTGTAGGGCTCGGGGCATTGGAAGCATTCCCGGTTGCCTTCCTCGTGCTGGCTATCGGTCTTTCATTAGGTGGCCCCACGGGCTATGCGATTAACCCTGCCAGGGATTTAGGCCCCAGGATCGCGCATTTCCTGCTACCTATAAAAAACAAACGTGATAGTGACTGGAGCTACTCCTGGGTACCGATCGTAGGGCCGATCATCGGCGCTTTAATCGCGGCAGGACTATTTATAGCGCTACAATAA
- the glpK gene encoding glycerol kinase GlpK, producing MEDKYIMALDQGTTSSRAIIFNHDGEIVAVAQKEFKQYFPQPGWVEHDPVEIWSTQAGVTGEALLKAGIQGDQIAAIGITNQRETTIVWDKKTGKPIHNAIVWQDRRTSEFCNQLKKEGWSEKIKAKTGLILDAYFSATKVKWILDNVEGARQRAENNELAFGTVDSWLVWNFTRGEHHITDVSNASRTMLYNIHDLKWDEELLELMDIPASMLPRVKSSSELYGHTVATITPYNIPIAGIAGDQQAALFGQMCLEPGMVKNTYGTGCFMMLNTGEKITDSQNNLLSTIAWQINGKTQYALEGSIFIGGAIVQWLRDGLGVIRHSAEVEKLAATVENTDGVYLVPAFAGLGAPYWNQDARGTIVGLTRGSSAAHIAKAALDSIAYQTMDVLNAMQSDAGIKLKELRVDGGATANNYLMQFQADMLNSKVIRPKIVETTALGAAYLAGLAVGYWKDIDSLKKQWLVDQEFEPAMTDEQRAPYVKGWKRAIHAAQAWTETDSK from the coding sequence ATGGAAGATAAATACATCATGGCGCTCGACCAGGGCACCACGAGTTCTAGGGCGATCATTTTCAATCACGATGGAGAGATTGTTGCCGTTGCACAAAAGGAATTTAAGCAATATTTCCCACAACCGGGCTGGGTAGAACATGACCCGGTGGAAATATGGAGTACACAGGCCGGCGTTACCGGCGAAGCCTTATTGAAAGCCGGTATTCAAGGCGACCAAATCGCCGCCATCGGTATCACCAATCAAAGGGAAACTACCATCGTTTGGGATAAAAAGACCGGGAAACCAATACACAACGCGATCGTTTGGCAAGATAGGCGGACTTCAGAATTTTGCAATCAACTGAAAAAAGAAGGCTGGAGTGAAAAGATCAAGGCCAAAACCGGCCTGATTCTCGACGCTTATTTTTCCGCGACCAAGGTAAAATGGATACTCGACAACGTGGAAGGCGCCAGGCAAAGAGCCGAAAATAATGAATTAGCCTTCGGTACGGTCGACAGTTGGCTTGTTTGGAACTTTACCCGCGGTGAGCATCATATCACCGATGTGAGTAATGCTTCCCGCACAATGTTGTATAATATCCACGATTTGAAATGGGATGAAGAATTATTAGAGCTGATGGATATCCCGGCTTCAATGTTGCCACGAGTGAAATCGTCCAGCGAATTATACGGGCATACAGTGGCAACCATCACTCCATATAATATCCCGATAGCAGGAATTGCCGGGGACCAGCAAGCCGCCTTATTCGGGCAGATGTGCCTGGAACCGGGAATGGTAAAAAATACCTATGGCACGGGATGTTTCATGATGCTAAATACCGGCGAAAAAATTACCGATTCACAAAATAACCTGTTGAGCACCATCGCTTGGCAGATCAATGGTAAAACACAGTATGCTTTGGAAGGCAGCATCTTTATCGGCGGCGCCATCGTGCAGTGGTTGAGAGATGGGCTCGGCGTGATCCGCCACTCCGCTGAAGTTGAAAAATTGGCAGCCACCGTTGAAAATACGGATGGCGTTTACCTGGTGCCGGCTTTCGCCGGATTGGGTGCACCCTATTGGAACCAGGATGCCCGCGGTACCATCGTGGGATTAACCCGGGGTTCATCGGCTGCACATATTGCGAAAGCCGCGCTCGATAGCATTGCCTACCAAACGATGGATGTATTGAATGCCATGCAATCTGATGCCGGCATCAAGTTAAAAGAACTCCGCGTTGATGGCGGCGCTACAGCCAACAACTACCTGATGCAATTCCAGGCAGATATGTTGAATTCCAAGGTGATACGCCCGAAAATCGTTGAAACAACCGCATTAGGCGCCGCGTACCTTGCAGGCTTAGCGGTTGGATACTGGAAAGATATAGATAGCTTGAAAAAACAGTGGCTCGTTGACCAGGAGTTCGAACCAGCTATGACCGATGAGCAAAGGGCACCTTACGTGAAAGGTTGGAAAAGGGCCATACACGCAGCCCAAGCTTGGACGGAAACCGATTCTAAATAA
- the fsa gene encoding fructose-6-phosphate aldolase translates to MKFFIDTANLAQIKEAQELGILDGVTTNPSLMAKEGIKGAENIAQHYETICELVDGDVSAEVISTDFEGIIEEGKKLAAIHPKIVVKVPMIKDGIKAIKWFTKNQIRTNCTLVFSAGQAILAAKAGATYVSPFIGRIDDSNWDGIDLISQIAHIYSIQGFETEILAASIRTPLHIVKCAEAGADVCTCPLDSILGLLKHPLTDIGLAKFLEDAKKL, encoded by the coding sequence ATGAAATTCTTTATTGACACGGCCAATTTAGCGCAGATTAAAGAAGCCCAGGAACTGGGTATTTTAGACGGTGTAACCACCAACCCTTCTTTAATGGCTAAAGAAGGCATCAAGGGTGCAGAAAATATCGCGCAGCACTATGAAACTATCTGCGAATTAGTGGATGGCGATGTAAGCGCAGAAGTTATCTCCACAGATTTTGAAGGAATTATCGAAGAAGGAAAGAAATTAGCCGCGATCCACCCGAAAATCGTGGTGAAAGTGCCGATGATCAAAGATGGTATCAAGGCCATCAAATGGTTTACCAAGAACCAAATCCGTACAAACTGTACCTTGGTATTCTCCGCCGGTCAAGCTATATTGGCTGCTAAAGCAGGAGCAACATATGTATCGCCTTTCATCGGTCGCATCGATGATAGTAACTGGGATGGGATCGACTTAATTTCACAAATTGCCCACATCTACTCTATCCAAGGCTTCGAAACCGAAATCCTGGCCGCTTCTATCCGCACACCTTTACATATCGTGAAATGTGCCGAAGCCGGCGCCGATGTTTGCACTTGCCCCTTGGATTCTATCCTGGGCTTGCTGAAACACCCCCTCACCGATATCGGCCTCGCGAAATTCTTGGAAGACGCTAAAAAACTGTAA
- a CDS encoding glycoside hydrolase family 16 protein, with protein sequence MKLFIPRYVLAAILTVTCFSFLASCKKSPGEKLVWSDEFDKDGMPDDAKWKYDVGGNGFGNNELQYYTDHKKENAFVKDGHLVIRAIKENFEGNTYTSAKLWTKGIASWDHGKIEVKAKLPAAKGTWPAIWMLPDVPQLHWPDDGEIDIMEHVGYDPGIIHGTVHTKSYNHVINTQKSGQYTEPNATSGFHIYTIEWDQQQIDWFVDNNHYFTFQNEGKGKDTWPFDVKFYLILNLAVGGNWGGKMGVDSTAFPQQMEVDYVRIYQ encoded by the coding sequence ATGAAATTATTTATTCCACGTTATGTACTTGCTGCTATTCTTACCGTTACTTGTTTTTCATTTCTCGCATCCTGCAAGAAGTCCCCGGGTGAGAAATTAGTTTGGAGCGATGAATTTGATAAAGATGGCATGCCGGATGATGCAAAATGGAAGTACGATGTTGGCGGGAACGGCTTCGGCAACAACGAGTTGCAATATTATACGGATCATAAAAAAGAAAATGCATTTGTGAAAGATGGCCACCTGGTGATCAGGGCCATCAAGGAAAACTTTGAAGGGAACACTTACACATCCGCCAAATTATGGACGAAAGGTATCGCCTCATGGGATCATGGCAAAATAGAAGTAAAAGCAAAACTTCCTGCTGCCAAAGGAACTTGGCCTGCAATTTGGATGCTTCCCGATGTACCGCAGTTACATTGGCCCGATGATGGAGAAATTGATATCATGGAACACGTTGGCTACGATCCGGGTATCATCCATGGGACGGTGCATACCAAAAGTTACAACCATGTTATCAATACCCAGAAGTCCGGTCAATACACGGAGCCGAACGCAACATCCGGTTTCCATATTTACACCATTGAATGGGATCAGCAGCAGATCGATTGGTTTGTTGACAACAATCATTATTTCACCTTTCAGAACGAGGGAAAAGGAAAAGATACCTGGCCTTTCGATGTGAAGTTTTATTTAATATTGAACTTAGCAGTTGGTGGTAACTGGGGCGGTAAAATGGGGGTGGACTCCACGGCGTTCCCGCAACAAATGGAAGTAGATTATGTTAGGATATATCAATAA
- a CDS encoding MFS transporter: MSMDYKRRARIALSAFFFLHGVCFASWTSRIPAIQESLQLGEAELGSVLLAIPVGSLISLPIAGWLIAKIGSRPVMITAALLYAALLCLIGWAPSVWALVACLFFFGFMGNMGNVSTNTQAVGLEMLYGRTIMSSFHAIWSLAGLAGASIGTLMVNLHLAPLQHFLVVAALVLVVILVSAKHTLHQSGSKTSKQPFFVKPDHYLLILGIIAFSCMICEGAMYDWSGVYFAKEVKVSPNKVTIGFTAYTLATTSGRIAGDWIAQKLGAVKLLVVSGILSAGGLVLSVMFPTVIFAALGFFLVGLGVSNIIPMVYSRAGKSTSMQPSMAIASVSTLGFMGFLTGPPLIGFVAGASSLRISFGIIACMGILIIIMAKKLK; encoded by the coding sequence ATGTCCATGGATTACAAACGTCGCGCACGCATTGCTCTCAGCGCATTCTTCTTTTTACACGGTGTATGTTTCGCTAGCTGGACTTCCAGGATACCGGCCATACAGGAATCCCTGCAACTGGGGGAAGCTGAATTGGGAAGCGTTTTGCTCGCCATCCCCGTAGGTTCATTAATATCGCTGCCGATAGCGGGCTGGTTGATTGCCAAGATCGGTAGCAGGCCCGTAATGATTACAGCCGCCTTATTATATGCAGCATTGTTATGCCTGATCGGTTGGGCGCCATCGGTATGGGCATTGGTTGCCTGCTTGTTTTTCTTTGGCTTCATGGGCAACATGGGAAATGTTTCAACCAATACGCAGGCCGTCGGCTTGGAAATGTTATACGGTAGAACGATCATGTCTTCTTTCCATGCAATATGGAGCTTGGCGGGCTTAGCAGGCGCTAGCATCGGCACATTGATGGTAAACTTGCACTTGGCACCCTTACAACATTTCTTGGTTGTGGCGGCCCTGGTGCTCGTGGTAATCCTTGTAAGCGCCAAGCATACCTTGCATCAAAGCGGATCTAAAACCAGCAAACAACCCTTCTTCGTAAAACCGGACCATTATTTATTAATTTTAGGCATCATCGCTTTCTCTTGCATGATTTGTGAAGGAGCAATGTATGACTGGAGCGGGGTGTATTTTGCAAAAGAAGTGAAAGTTTCCCCCAACAAGGTAACGATCGGCTTTACGGCTTATACCTTGGCAACAACATCGGGTAGGATTGCCGGGGATTGGATCGCGCAAAAGTTGGGAGCAGTAAAACTCTTGGTAGTTAGTGGTATTTTGAGCGCGGGCGGCTTGGTATTATCGGTTATGTTTCCAACCGTGATATTTGCGGCGCTCGGTTTCTTCCTGGTAGGCTTGGGTGTTTCGAACATCATCCCGATGGTGTACAGCCGCGCGGGAAAATCGACAAGCATGCAACCCAGCATGGCAATTGCTTCCGTTTCAACACTGGGATTTATGGGTTTCTTAACGGGCCCTCCATTAATAGGTTTTGTTGCCGGGGCATCCAGTTTACGTATTTCCTTCGGGATCATAGCCTGCATGGGCATCCTAATTATTATAATGGCTAAAAAACTAAAATAA
- a CDS encoding NAD(P)H-dependent flavin oxidoreductase, with amino-acid sequence MQHSLARLLAIQHPIIMAPMFLVSNEAMVKAAMKAGIAGTFPSLNFRQAGELADLLARLNDYKTSLNNNHGTYGVNLIVQKTNPLYKKHLDACASARVPLYITSLGNPKEVIGAAHSYGAKVLCDVTNLKHAEKAAEVGCDGFIAVCAGAGGHAGPYPMHILVPALKKNFPGLTVVAAGGIATGQQMASATILGAEGVSIGTRFIASAEATVSDAYKEAIVEYGMEDIVLTERLSGTPCNVINTPMAQKMGYKQNWFEKMLSRSPRTKKYFKMLVQMRGMKKLEQAIKPGSYQHLWTAGQSLEMVHDILPVESIVERLISEYHESLQIIPGDI; translated from the coding sequence TTGCAACATTCTTTAGCCAGGTTACTCGCAATACAGCACCCGATCATCATGGCGCCCATGTTTCTAGTAAGTAATGAAGCCATGGTAAAAGCAGCTATGAAGGCCGGCATCGCGGGCACTTTCCCTTCCTTGAATTTCCGCCAGGCCGGGGAATTGGCGGACCTGCTGGCCCGGCTAAACGATTATAAAACCAGCCTGAACAACAACCATGGCACTTACGGGGTAAACCTGATCGTTCAGAAAACGAATCCTTTATATAAAAAACACCTGGATGCCTGTGCCTCGGCCCGGGTACCATTATATATAACATCTCTCGGCAATCCCAAGGAAGTAATCGGCGCCGCACATAGCTACGGCGCCAAGGTGTTATGCGATGTTACGAACTTAAAACATGCTGAAAAGGCTGCCGAGGTAGGCTGTGACGGATTTATAGCGGTTTGTGCAGGCGCGGGCGGACATGCCGGCCCCTACCCCATGCACATCTTGGTACCTGCCTTGAAAAAAAACTTTCCCGGCTTAACCGTGGTTGCGGCCGGAGGTATTGCCACCGGGCAACAAATGGCCAGCGCAACGATCCTCGGCGCGGAAGGCGTTTCCATCGGCACCCGCTTTATTGCCAGCGCCGAAGCTACGGTGAGCGATGCTTACAAGGAAGCCATCGTGGAATACGGCATGGAAGATATCGTTCTTACCGAAAGACTATCGGGTACGCCCTGCAACGTAATTAATACACCGATGGCCCAAAAGATGGGTTATAAGCAAAATTGGTTTGAGAAAATGCTATCGAGAAGTCCCCGTACGAAGAAATATTTCAAAATGCTCGTGCAAATGAGGGGGATGAAAAAACTGGAACAAGCCATCAAACCCGGTTCTTATCAACATTTATGGACAGCCGGGCAAAGCCTGGAAATGGTTCATGACATCCTTCCTGTTGAATCGATCGTGGAAAGGTTGATCTCCGAATACCATGAAAGCCTGCAAATAATACCAGGGGATATATAA
- a CDS encoding riboflavin synthase, whose product MFTGIIETMGRIKAIRKEGTNLVFSLETSISNELKVDQSLAHNGVCLTVSSLNDQGYEVVAVDETLQKTNLKTLAINDLVNLERAMLPSSRLDGHMVQGHVDGVGKCLSVASQDGSWLFRIQYPSQFAGLIVEKGSICLNGISLTVFDITNAEFTVAIIPYTYEHTNMHQLQAGNPVNLEFDILGKYVARQMAAHLQFSDHLVEP is encoded by the coding sequence ATGTTTACAGGAATTATTGAAACAATGGGCCGCATCAAGGCCATCAGGAAAGAAGGAACAAACTTGGTTTTTTCGCTGGAAACTAGCATCAGCAATGAATTGAAAGTTGACCAAAGCCTTGCCCATAACGGTGTGTGCCTGACGGTATCATCGCTCAACGACCAGGGATACGAAGTCGTAGCCGTTGATGAAACATTACAAAAAACCAACTTGAAAACATTGGCCATCAATGACTTGGTTAACCTGGAAAGGGCCATGCTCCCCAGCAGCCGCCTGGATGGTCACATGGTCCAAGGCCACGTGGATGGAGTCGGCAAATGCCTGTCCGTCGCTTCCCAAGACGGTAGTTGGTTATTCCGTATCCAATACCCTTCCCAATTCGCGGGACTTATTGTAGAGAAAGGCTCCATTTGCCTGAACGGCATTAGCCTGACGGTGTTCGACATTACCAATGCCGAGTTTACGGTGGCCATTATACCTTATACATATGAGCATACCAATATGCATCAATTGCAAGCCGGCAACCCGGTTAACTTGGAGTTCGACATCCTGGGTAAATACGTAGCCAGGCAGATGGCTGCACACCTGCAATTTTCTGACCACCTGGTTGAACCATAA
- the rpsU gene encoding 30S ribosomal protein S21, which translates to MLIIDSKDCENIDKALKKYKKKFEKARILLQLRTRQSFTKPSVKRRTQVLKAVYKQQVASGKFDI; encoded by the coding sequence ATGTTAATTATCGATTCCAAAGATTGCGAAAACATCGACAAAGCGCTTAAAAAATATAAAAAGAAATTCGAAAAAGCACGTATTTTGTTGCAATTGAGAACTCGTCAATCATTTACTAAGCCATCAGTAAAGCGTCGTACGCAGGTATTGAAAGCAGTTTATAAACAACAAGTTGCTTCCGGTAAATTCGATATCTAA
- a CDS encoding tyrosine-type recombinase/integrase, protein METATISQYIEQFLAYLALERRYSEHTVTAYRKDLVQFQSFLYVTYGEDMPLAAIEHPHVRSWIASGLKDQQKVTARTINRKISTLKSFFKYAMRQSWVQHSPLAKIIPPKVNKRLPMFVEVEGMEKIKDGMEREVDGELVREPLFPDDFNGITQQLAVEIFYQTGIRLSELISIKERDVDVANRYIKVLGKGRKERIIPVQPELLSMIDAYLKRKYSELKEVDEEILLVNDKGRKLYPKFIYRAVKTVLSKVTTIERKSPHILRHTFATHLTNNGADLNAIKELLGHSSLASTQVYTHTKMDRLKEVHSKAHPKA, encoded by the coding sequence GTGGAAACAGCTACCATTTCGCAGTATATCGAACAATTCCTTGCTTACCTCGCCCTGGAGCGCAGGTACTCTGAACATACTGTTACCGCATACAGGAAGGATCTCGTCCAATTTCAAAGCTTTTTATACGTTACCTACGGGGAAGATATGCCCCTCGCCGCCATCGAGCATCCGCATGTTCGGAGCTGGATCGCTTCCGGGTTAAAAGATCAACAGAAAGTTACCGCCCGGACCATCAACCGCAAAATCTCGACACTTAAATCTTTTTTCAAATACGCGATGCGCCAAAGCTGGGTGCAACATTCCCCCTTGGCTAAAATTATTCCGCCGAAAGTCAACAAACGCCTGCCGATGTTTGTAGAAGTAGAGGGGATGGAAAAGATCAAGGATGGAATGGAGCGGGAAGTTGATGGTGAATTGGTCAGGGAGCCGCTATTTCCGGATGATTTTAACGGCATAACACAACAATTGGCGGTGGAAATATTTTACCAAACGGGTATCAGGTTGTCGGAGCTGATCTCGATAAAGGAACGTGATGTAGATGTTGCTAACCGCTATATCAAGGTGTTAGGCAAAGGCCGGAAAGAACGGATTATCCCGGTTCAACCCGAGCTACTTTCGATGATCGACGCCTATCTGAAAAGGAAATATTCCGAGTTGAAAGAGGTTGACGAAGAGATATTGCTCGTGAATGATAAAGGCCGTAAACTTTACCCGAAGTTTATTTACAGGGCAGTGAAAACCGTTTTATCGAAGGTTACCACGATCGAAAGGAAGAGTCCCCATATACTCAGGCATACATTCGCTACACATTTGACCAATAACGGGGCAGATCTCAATGCGATCAAGGAGTTACTAGGACATAGCTCCTTGGCATCCACGCAGGTTTACACCCATACGAAAATGGATCGGCTGAAAGAAGTACATAGCAAGGCGCATCCCAAGGCGTAA